A genomic region of Phragmites australis chromosome 2, lpPhrAust1.1, whole genome shotgun sequence contains the following coding sequences:
- the LOC133908395 gene encoding probable protein phosphatase 2C 8 isoform X1, whose translation MPNFFCSLLYSEKEMSSGETGTRDHGLPVREALAAGDKRVSAVARPARRRRLELRRLGRTASAAAEEEGAKRVRPVPDSSSDSADSAKVAPEPQKAAAARWPACVSHGAVSVIGRRREMEDAVAIAAPFLASAGAAGEDKGGAGEGGKEDVGEEGFFAVYDGHGGSQVAEACRERMHVVLAEEVVRLRQLQRGGADEDQDGARWKEAMAACFARVDGEVGGADEGDEDTGEQAVGSTAVVAVVGPRRIVVANCGDSRAVLSRGGVAVPLSSDHKPDRPDELERVEAAGGRVINWNGYRVLGVLATSRSIGPISQATPVVVPMMTSEVTNLTPMRRKTLCGLGIWGLSPETICDSGTRSDSYGPHGQRRVPHTGERRALGRRVQQGGLQDCKKLLERARGFQVPGVRLREHGDRRGRAAGGARHVARQQGQHQRRGGGVETAEEPDGEQTER comes from the exons ATGCCTAACTTCTTTTGCTCTCTCCTCTACTCGGAGAAGGAAATGAGCAGCGGTGAGACGGGCACGAGAGATCATGGGTTGCCAGTACGCGAGGCGCTCGCGGCGGGGGACAAGAGGGTGAGCGCCGTGGCGCGGCCGGCGCGGAGGAGAAGGCTGGAGCTCCGGCGGCTCGGCCggacggcgtcggcggcggcggaggaggagggagcgAAGCGGGTGCGCCCGGTGCCTGACAGCTCCTCGGACTCGGCAGACTCAGCGAAAGTGGCGCCGGAGCCGCagaaagcggcggcggcgaggtggccGGCGTGCGTGTCGCACGGCGCGGTGTCGGTCatcgggcggcggcgggagatGGAGGACGCGGTCGCCATCGCGGCGCCGTTCCTGGCTTCGGCAGGGGCGGCGGGGGAGGACAAGGGCGGCGCGGGGGAGGGTGGGAAGGAAGATGTCGGGGAAGAGGGGTTCTTCGCGGTCTACGACGGGCACGGCGGGTCCCAGGTGGCGGAGGCGTGCCGGGAGCGGATGCACGTGGTGCTcgcggaggaggtggtgcggCTGCGTCAGCTGCAACGCGGCGGTGCCGATGAGGACCAGGACGGGGCGCGGTGGAAGGAGGCCATGGCGGCCTGCTTCGCCCGCGTGGACGGCGAGGTCGGCGGCGCCGACGAAGGCGACGAGGACACCGGCGAGCAGGCGGTGGGCTCCACCGCCGTGGTCGCCGTCGTGGGCCCCCGCCGCATCGTGGTCGCGAACTGCGGCGACTCCCGCGCCGTCCTCTCCCGCGGCGGCGTCGCCGTGCCGCTCTCCTCCGACCACAAG CCAGACCGCCCGGATGAGTTGGAAAGAGTAGAAGCAGCAGGTGGTAGGGTCATCAACTGGAATGGTTACCGTGTCCTGGGGGTGCTTGCGACATCAAGGTCAATTG GTCCCATAAGCCAGGCTACACCAGTAGTGGTCCCTATGATGACTAGTGAAGTAACAAACCTCACTCCAATGAGGCGCAAAACCCTCTGTGGACTTGGAATTTG GGGACTATCACCTGAAACCATATGTGACAGCGGAACCAGAAGTGACAGTTATGGACCGCACGGACAAAGACGAGTTCCTCATACTGGCGAGCGACGGGCTTTGGGACGTCGTGTCCAACAAGGTGGCTTGCAAGATTGCAAGAAACTGCTTGAGCGGGCGCGCGGCTTCCAAGTACCCGGAGTCCGTCTCCGGGAGCACGGCGACCGACGCGGCCGCGCTGCTGGTGGAGCTCGCCATGTCGCGCGGCAGCAAGGACAACATCAGCGTCGTGGTGGTGGAGTTGAGACGGCTGAAGAGCCGGACGGCGAGCAGACAGAACGGTAG
- the LOC133908395 gene encoding probable protein phosphatase 2C 8 isoform X2 → MPNFFCSLLYSEKEMSSGETGTRDHGLPVREALAAGDKRVSAVARPARRRRLELRRLGRTASAAAEEEGAKRVRPVPDSSSDSADSAKVAPEPQKAAAARWPACVSHGAVSVIGRRREMEDAVAIAAPFLASAGAAGEDKGGAGEGGKEDVGEEGFFAVYDGHGGSQVAEACRERMHVVLAEEVVRLRQLQRGGADEDQDGARWKEAMAACFARVDGEVGGADEGDEDTGEQAVGSTAVVAVVGPRRIVVANCGDSRAVLSRGGVAVPLSSDHKPDRPDELERVEAAGGRVINWNGYRVLGVLATSRSIGDYHLKPYVTAEPEVTVMDRTDKDEFLILASDGLWDVVSNKVACKIARNCLSGRAASKYPESVSGSTATDAAALLVELAMSRGSKDNISVVVVELRRLKSRTASRQNGR, encoded by the exons ATGCCTAACTTCTTTTGCTCTCTCCTCTACTCGGAGAAGGAAATGAGCAGCGGTGAGACGGGCACGAGAGATCATGGGTTGCCAGTACGCGAGGCGCTCGCGGCGGGGGACAAGAGGGTGAGCGCCGTGGCGCGGCCGGCGCGGAGGAGAAGGCTGGAGCTCCGGCGGCTCGGCCggacggcgtcggcggcggcggaggaggagggagcgAAGCGGGTGCGCCCGGTGCCTGACAGCTCCTCGGACTCGGCAGACTCAGCGAAAGTGGCGCCGGAGCCGCagaaagcggcggcggcgaggtggccGGCGTGCGTGTCGCACGGCGCGGTGTCGGTCatcgggcggcggcgggagatGGAGGACGCGGTCGCCATCGCGGCGCCGTTCCTGGCTTCGGCAGGGGCGGCGGGGGAGGACAAGGGCGGCGCGGGGGAGGGTGGGAAGGAAGATGTCGGGGAAGAGGGGTTCTTCGCGGTCTACGACGGGCACGGCGGGTCCCAGGTGGCGGAGGCGTGCCGGGAGCGGATGCACGTGGTGCTcgcggaggaggtggtgcggCTGCGTCAGCTGCAACGCGGCGGTGCCGATGAGGACCAGGACGGGGCGCGGTGGAAGGAGGCCATGGCGGCCTGCTTCGCCCGCGTGGACGGCGAGGTCGGCGGCGCCGACGAAGGCGACGAGGACACCGGCGAGCAGGCGGTGGGCTCCACCGCCGTGGTCGCCGTCGTGGGCCCCCGCCGCATCGTGGTCGCGAACTGCGGCGACTCCCGCGCCGTCCTCTCCCGCGGCGGCGTCGCCGTGCCGCTCTCCTCCGACCACAAG CCAGACCGCCCGGATGAGTTGGAAAGAGTAGAAGCAGCAGGTGGTAGGGTCATCAACTGGAATGGTTACCGTGTCCTGGGGGTGCTTGCGACATCAAGGTCAATTG GGGACTATCACCTGAAACCATATGTGACAGCGGAACCAGAAGTGACAGTTATGGACCGCACGGACAAAGACGAGTTCCTCATACTGGCGAGCGACGGGCTTTGGGACGTCGTGTCCAACAAGGTGGCTTGCAAGATTGCAAGAAACTGCTTGAGCGGGCGCGCGGCTTCCAAGTACCCGGAGTCCGTCTCCGGGAGCACGGCGACCGACGCGGCCGCGCTGCTGGTGGAGCTCGCCATGTCGCGCGGCAGCAAGGACAACATCAGCGTCGTGGTGGTGGAGTTGAGACGGCTGAAGAGCCGGACGGCGAGCAGACAGAACGGTAGGTAG